One window from the genome of Haloprofundus halobius encodes:
- a CDS encoding DHH family phosphoesterase has product MPSRVAATEALSDAEVFVRENPEIATVLAVGLVALFGVSYALQWFRRPMGVQFKRALSNLDEIAVLMHPNPDPDAMAAAIGVACLADQVDTQARIQFTGQIRHQENRAFRTVLDLDLEQIDHVSEIAAENVVLVDHNTPRGFAGAESVLPFAVIDHHPGDGAGEEFTDVRTNYGASASIVAEYFRDIGAKPVPPDQHASEINARYTMPSTVATGLLYGILADTKRLTSGCVAADFTASGYLYPGVDEDLLDRIANPQVGAEVLEVKARAIAGRKVQGSFAVSDVGPVSNVDSIPQAADELMHLEGVTAVVVCGERDGTVYLSGRSRDDRVHMGRALEAAVSDIPSASAGGHARMGGGQIPQVDPAGGDVPSPVPRNGLVDRLFQTLTGDV; this is encoded by the coding sequence ATGCCGAGTAGGGTCGCCGCGACGGAGGCGCTCTCCGACGCGGAGGTGTTCGTCCGCGAGAACCCCGAGATCGCGACAGTTCTGGCCGTCGGTCTCGTCGCGCTGTTCGGCGTCAGCTACGCGCTTCAGTGGTTCCGCCGCCCGATGGGGGTGCAGTTCAAGCGAGCGCTGTCGAACCTCGACGAAATCGCGGTGTTGATGCACCCGAACCCGGACCCCGACGCGATGGCGGCGGCTATCGGCGTCGCCTGCCTCGCCGACCAGGTGGATACGCAGGCACGTATCCAGTTCACCGGGCAGATACGCCACCAGGAGAACCGCGCCTTCCGAACCGTCCTCGACTTGGACCTCGAACAGATCGACCACGTCTCCGAAATCGCCGCCGAGAACGTCGTCCTCGTCGACCACAACACGCCGCGCGGGTTCGCCGGGGCCGAGAGCGTGCTCCCGTTCGCCGTCATCGACCACCACCCCGGCGACGGCGCGGGCGAGGAGTTCACCGATGTGCGAACGAACTACGGCGCGAGCGCCAGCATCGTCGCCGAGTACTTCCGCGACATCGGCGCGAAACCCGTTCCGCCCGACCAGCACGCCAGCGAGATAAACGCCCGCTACACGATGCCGTCGACGGTGGCGACCGGTCTGCTGTACGGCATCCTCGCCGACACCAAACGGCTCACGTCGGGCTGTGTCGCCGCCGACTTCACCGCCAGCGGCTATCTCTACCCCGGCGTCGACGAGGACCTGCTGGACCGCATCGCCAACCCGCAGGTCGGCGCGGAGGTGCTGGAGGTGAAAGCCCGCGCCATCGCGGGTCGGAAAGTGCAGGGCTCGTTCGCCGTCAGCGACGTCGGCCCCGTCTCGAACGTCGACTCTATCCCGCAGGCGGCGGACGAACTGATGCACCTCGAAGGCGTCACCGCAGTCGTCGTCTGCGGCGAGCGCGACGGCACGGTGTACCTCTCGGGTCGCTCCCGCGACGACCGCGTCCACATGGGCCGTGCGCTGGAGGCCGCCGTCTCCGACATCCCGAGCGCGTCCGCCGGTGGTCACGCCCGGATGGGCGGCGGTCAGATTCCGCAGGTCGACCCGGCCGGCGGCGACGTGCCGAGCCCCGTGCCCAGAAACGGGCTGGTCGACCGCCTGTTCCAGACGCTCACCGGCGACGTGTGA
- a CDS encoding aldo/keto reductase yields the protein MATASGTWGYRDRFGDSFGRTYFRRFGPGVVSSIGIGTYLGDPTDDVDDRYREALVAAFESGVNLVDTAINYRCQRSERVVGRALDEADVERDEVVVATKGGFLPFDGDRPSDPSEYVRERFVETGLVDIDDLARGSHCLASDYLDAMLDRSLDNLGLDSVDCYYVHNPETQLAVRDADAVYDQLEAAFERLEERRTAGDIGGYGVATWEAFRVPPEHPSYLSLAEVVACAERAADAAGNEESGLLALQLPFNVEMADAFTAKVHERRGGDGEAGGDERGESDRVSALEFAHDTGLSVFASASLKQGDLVSRMPEAVAAELEGDSTAQRALNFARSAPAVTAALVGTSRRKHVAENVAAGTFDPLGAKVFDAVFE from the coding sequence ATGGCTACCGCGAGCGGCACGTGGGGGTATCGGGACCGCTTCGGCGACAGTTTCGGTCGCACCTACTTCCGCCGGTTCGGTCCCGGCGTGGTGTCGAGCATCGGTATCGGCACGTACCTCGGCGACCCGACTGACGACGTCGACGACAGGTATCGGGAGGCGCTCGTAGCCGCGTTCGAGAGCGGCGTCAACCTCGTCGACACCGCGATAAACTACCGCTGTCAGCGGAGCGAGCGCGTCGTCGGCCGCGCGCTCGACGAGGCCGACGTCGAGCGGGATGAGGTCGTCGTCGCCACGAAGGGCGGCTTTCTCCCGTTCGACGGCGATCGGCCGAGCGACCCGAGCGAGTACGTTCGCGAGCGGTTCGTCGAGACGGGCCTCGTCGACATCGACGACCTCGCTCGCGGCAGTCACTGTCTCGCTTCCGACTACCTCGACGCGATGCTCGACCGCTCGCTCGACAACCTCGGTCTCGACAGCGTCGACTGCTACTACGTCCACAACCCCGAGACACAGTTGGCGGTGCGCGACGCCGACGCGGTGTACGACCAGTTGGAAGCCGCCTTCGAGCGCCTCGAAGAGCGGCGAACCGCGGGCGATATCGGCGGCTACGGCGTCGCGACGTGGGAGGCGTTCCGCGTGCCGCCCGAGCACCCGAGCTATCTCTCGTTGGCGGAGGTCGTCGCGTGCGCCGAACGCGCCGCCGACGCCGCCGGCAACGAGGAGTCGGGACTACTTGCGCTCCAACTACCGTTCAACGTCGAGATGGCCGACGCGTTCACCGCGAAGGTCCACGAGCGTCGCGGTGGAGACGGCGAAGCTGGAGGCGACGAACGCGGGGAAAGCGACCGGGTGAGCGCGCTGGAGTTCGCCCACGACACCGGCCTCTCCGTGTTCGCGAGCGCGAGTCTGAAGCAGGGCGACCTCGTAAGTCGGATGCCGGAGGCGGTCGCCGCGGAGTTAGAAGGCGACTCGACGGCACAGCGCGCGCTCAACTTCGCGCGGAGCGCCCCCGCGGTGACGGCGGCGCTCGTCGGGACGAGTCGTCGAAAACACGTCGCCGAGAACGTCGCCGCAGGGACGTTCGACCCACTAGGCGCGAAGGTGTTCGACGCCGTCTTCGAGTGA
- a CDS encoding HVO_0758 family zinc finger protein, which yields MKSTRKGLREGELDKDTYGRLACEECEETLKKRNDPDEVFAVRSCPDCGREWKEL from the coding sequence ATGAAATCCACCCGGAAGGGTCTGCGCGAGGGAGAACTCGACAAAGACACGTACGGGCGTCTCGCGTGCGAGGAGTGCGAGGAGACGTTGAAGAAGCGCAACGACCCCGACGAGGTGTTCGCGGTTCGTAGCTGTCCGGACTGCGGCCGCGAGTGGAAGGAACTGTAG
- a CDS encoding glycosyl transferase family 2 yields the protein MEYVQERIATLHDLTAPAPAAPADRAAVVLPMTEREYASLAAERVLAELERVGPARVVVALRASPDRVGPFAEWLSEFDLPLSVVWCDGPTLSSFLAEEGLNGRRGKGRDVWLALGQALSEEFVVVHDADTKTYSRSYVHRLLFPLAHGYGFSKGYYARVENDRLYGRLFRLFYAPLVAALAEEADAPVLDYLSAFRYALAGEFAATVDVARHLRIQRTWGLEVGTLGDAFSLAGFDGSAQVDLGAYEHDHRAVGGPTGLSEMSRSVGAALLRAVEDHGVDPPYETLPTRYRETARRFVKQYAVDAAFNGLDYDRSDEREQVERYAAAIAVPGGDDRLPAWADAPVSPETVAELAEADLREAAE from the coding sequence ATGGAGTACGTCCAAGAGCGAATCGCGACGCTCCACGACCTGACCGCCCCCGCCCCCGCCGCCCCGGCGGACCGCGCCGCCGTCGTGTTGCCGATGACCGAACGCGAGTACGCCAGCCTCGCCGCCGAGCGGGTCCTCGCGGAACTAGAACGCGTCGGCCCCGCACGCGTCGTCGTCGCCCTCCGCGCGTCACCGGACCGTGTCGGCCCGTTCGCCGAGTGGCTCTCGGAGTTCGACCTCCCGCTGTCGGTGGTGTGGTGCGACGGTCCGACGCTCTCGTCGTTTCTGGCCGAGGAAGGGCTCAACGGCCGACGCGGCAAGGGTCGCGACGTGTGGTTGGCGCTCGGGCAGGCGCTTTCCGAGGAGTTCGTCGTCGTCCACGACGCGGACACGAAGACGTACTCTCGCTCGTACGTTCACCGGCTACTGTTCCCGCTCGCGCACGGCTACGGCTTCTCGAAGGGGTACTACGCCCGCGTCGAGAACGACCGCCTCTACGGCCGACTGTTTCGGCTGTTCTACGCGCCGCTGGTCGCGGCGCTGGCCGAGGAGGCGGACGCGCCGGTTCTCGACTACCTCTCGGCGTTCCGCTACGCGCTCGCCGGGGAGTTCGCCGCGACGGTCGACGTGGCTCGGCACCTGCGCATCCAGCGGACGTGGGGTCTGGAGGTGGGGACGCTCGGCGACGCGTTCTCGCTGGCGGGGTTCGACGGGAGCGCGCAGGTCGACCTCGGGGCGTACGAACACGACCACCGGGCGGTCGGCGGTCCCACGGGCCTCTCCGAGATGAGTCGGTCGGTCGGCGCGGCGTTGCTGCGGGCAGTCGAAGACCACGGCGTCGACCCCCCGTACGAGACGCTCCCGACTCGGTACCGGGAGACTGCCCGCCGATTCGTCAAGCAGTACGCCGTCGACGCGGCGTTCAACGGCCTCGACTACGACCGAAGCGACGAACGCGAGCAGGTCGAGCGGTACGCGGCCGCCATCGCCGTCCCGGGCGGCGACGACCGGCTTCCCGCGTGGGCCGACGCCCCGGTCTCGCCGGAGACGGTCGCCGAACTCGCCGAAGCCGACCTTCGGGAGGCGGCCGAATGA
- a CDS encoding DUF7109 family protein has product MSRTYDDLAGVVDLFGALTHGELESALDELAYKQGSSTDVKALTEAVDGAVEEYYLVEYVATADDRSVETSEPNRRAAEDRTFVTVGPAAFPSMPPNAEDLPHILDVPRREVDRGALGEQVRERLAAEVETAADEDDEDRLERLYDVTYDLDAWAPVETDEIRERLDALLQD; this is encoded by the coding sequence ATGAGCCGAACGTACGACGACCTCGCGGGCGTCGTCGACCTGTTCGGCGCGCTGACGCACGGGGAACTAGAATCCGCGCTCGACGAACTCGCGTACAAACAGGGGTCGAGCACCGACGTGAAGGCGCTCACCGAGGCCGTCGACGGCGCCGTCGAGGAGTACTATCTCGTGGAGTACGTCGCCACCGCGGACGACCGGAGCGTCGAGACGAGCGAACCGAACCGGCGCGCCGCCGAGGACCGGACGTTCGTGACGGTCGGCCCCGCGGCGTTTCCCTCGATGCCGCCGAACGCCGAGGACCTCCCGCACATCCTCGACGTGCCGCGGCGGGAAGTGGACCGAGGGGCGCTCGGCGAGCAGGTCCGCGAGCGTCTCGCGGCCGAAGTCGAGACCGCGGCGGACGAAGACGACGAGGACCGACTCGAACGGCTGTACGACGTGACGTACGACCTCGACGCGTGGGCCCCAGTCGAGACCGACGAGATACGCGAACGGTTGGATGCGCTTCTTCAAGATTAA
- a CDS encoding NUDIX hydrolase produces MDLTGVTRHEATAVEGATRQAAVIAPVLFRDGDPHVLFTKRADHLGEHPGQMSFPGGGREPSDADLTATALREAREEIGLRPEEVELVGRLDDIETVTDYSVRPFVGRISDREYTPDEREVAEIAVLSVADLTDLDNYESERRDHPSHGPIRVHFFHVDGYTVWGATGRMVVQLLELTTDWRAPSEPDRVVDPDAEFPA; encoded by the coding sequence ATGGATCTCACAGGGGTGACCCGGCACGAGGCGACCGCCGTCGAGGGAGCGACGCGGCAGGCGGCGGTCATCGCACCCGTGCTGTTCCGGGACGGCGACCCGCACGTGCTGTTCACGAAGCGGGCCGACCATCTCGGCGAGCACCCCGGCCAGATGAGCTTTCCCGGCGGCGGCCGCGAACCGAGCGACGCGGACTTGACGGCGACGGCGCTGCGCGAGGCCCGCGAGGAGATCGGACTCCGGCCGGAGGAGGTCGAACTCGTCGGTCGACTGGACGACATCGAGACGGTCACCGACTACTCGGTGCGGCCGTTCGTCGGGCGTATCTCCGACCGCGAGTACACCCCCGACGAGCGAGAGGTCGCCGAAATCGCGGTGCTGTCGGTCGCCGACCTCACGGATTTGGACAACTACGAGTCCGAGCGCCGCGACCACCCCAGCCACGGACCGATTCGCGTCCACTTCTTTCACGTCGACGGCTACACGGTCTGGGGTGCGACCGGCCGGATGGTCGTCCAACTGCTGGAACTGACGACCGACTGGCGAGCGCCGTCGGAACCCGACCGAGTGGTCGACCCCGACGCGGAGTTCCCCGCCTGA
- a CDS encoding formate/nitrite transporter family protein, whose product MNEPGRDNSDQVDSVREAVDRSRSGAPAAGAVMRDRFSSDEVFQRIIAAADEEVTSGSRELFFSALAAGFAITITFLLYVSMSAKAGEDTVLSALLYPLGFIYIILGGYQLYTENTLPPVALTLERLASLPALFRHWLIVLAGNFTGGGIGAAVLTYSNVFSPEAATVATEISRHGVETPWWDLFFKAIFAGLIVAGVVWVVYASRDTISRLVIVYMAFLSVPLGSLFHVVVSFTEMMYLVFSGELAVLYGFTQFVLPVLLGNTIGGIALVTVVNYFQTSEHRLESARFEGANRQLSMREWAFGGLVGRSYVPLINTTKAPALIEDDSYRLMVPIANPRTESRLVELASTLADRTDAATVHLVHIVQMPGQAARGYETGQRTRIAVESEEQLADVRETVASYGVNCETSTVVSHRSFEEIFTIADRTHADLVLMGWGANDLWGAARAERPLDELTNQLPCDFLILSDRGLDTSRILLPTAGGPDSDLSAEVARKLRSTDGSEVSLLHVVDDTSEREGGEQFLSEWAADHDLDDADLVVDDSGDIEGAIAREAEDHTLVIIGATERGLLSRLVAGSLNLEVLNDVDCSVLLAERPSERSLLKRLFGR is encoded by the coding sequence ATGAACGAACCCGGTCGCGACAACTCCGATCAGGTGGACTCGGTACGGGAGGCGGTCGACCGTTCCAGAAGCGGTGCGCCCGCCGCCGGTGCGGTCATGCGGGACCGTTTTTCGTCCGACGAAGTGTTCCAGCGCATCATCGCCGCCGCAGACGAGGAGGTCACCTCGGGGAGCCGTGAACTGTTCTTCAGCGCGCTCGCGGCCGGGTTCGCCATCACCATCACGTTTCTCCTCTACGTCTCCATGTCGGCGAAAGCGGGCGAGGATACGGTACTGAGCGCGCTGCTCTACCCACTCGGCTTCATCTACATCATCCTCGGCGGCTACCAGCTCTACACCGAGAACACCCTTCCACCGGTCGCACTGACGCTCGAACGCCTCGCGAGTCTTCCGGCGCTGTTTCGTCACTGGCTCATCGTCCTCGCGGGCAACTTCACCGGCGGTGGGATCGGCGCGGCCGTTCTCACGTACAGTAACGTCTTCTCCCCGGAGGCGGCGACGGTCGCGACCGAAATCTCCCGGCACGGGGTTGAGACGCCGTGGTGGGACCTGTTCTTCAAGGCCATCTTCGCCGGACTCATCGTCGCAGGCGTCGTTTGGGTCGTCTACGCATCCCGCGACACCATCTCCCGGCTCGTCATCGTCTACATGGCGTTTCTCTCGGTGCCGCTCGGGAGCCTGTTCCACGTCGTCGTCTCCTTCACGGAGATGATGTATCTCGTTTTCAGCGGCGAGCTCGCCGTCCTCTACGGATTCACTCAGTTTGTCCTCCCGGTGCTTCTCGGCAACACCATCGGCGGCATCGCGCTCGTGACCGTCGTCAACTACTTCCAGACGAGCGAACACCGGCTCGAATCCGCCCGGTTCGAGGGGGCGAACCGCCAACTCTCGATGCGGGAATGGGCGTTCGGCGGACTGGTCGGCCGCTCGTACGTCCCGCTCATCAACACCACCAAAGCGCCAGCGCTCATCGAAGACGACTCCTACCGACTGATGGTGCCCATCGCGAACCCGCGCACCGAGTCGCGACTCGTCGAACTCGCCTCCACACTCGCCGACCGGACCGACGCCGCGACCGTCCACCTCGTCCATATCGTCCAGATGCCGGGACAGGCCGCCCGCGGCTACGAAACCGGACAACGTACACGAATCGCCGTCGAGTCCGAAGAGCAGCTCGCGGACGTCCGCGAGACCGTCGCCAGCTACGGCGTCAACTGCGAGACGTCGACGGTCGTCTCCCACCGTTCGTTCGAGGAGATATTCACCATCGCCGACCGCACGCACGCGGACCTCGTTTTGATGGGCTGGGGAGCCAACGACCTCTGGGGCGCGGCACGCGCCGAGCGCCCGCTGGACGAACTGACCAACCAGCTTCCCTGCGACTTCCTCATCCTCTCGGACCGCGGTCTCGACACCTCGCGAATCCTCCTCCCGACGGCGGGCGGTCCGGACTCCGATCTGAGCGCCGAGGTCGCACGCAAACTTCGCTCGACCGACGGCTCGGAAGTCAGTCTGCTGCACGTCGTCGACGACACCTCCGAGCGCGAGGGTGGCGAACAGTTCCTCTCCGAGTGGGCCGCCGACCACGACCTCGACGACGCCGACCTCGTCGTCGACGACTCCGGAGACATCGAGGGCGCCATCGCCCGCGAGGCCGAAGACCACACGCTCGTCATCATCGGCGCAACCGAGCGGGGCCTGCTCTCACGACTGGTCGCCGGGTCGCTCAACCTGGAAGTGCTCAACGACGTCGACTGCTCGGTGCTGCTCGCCGAGCGGCCGAGCGAGCGAAGCCTCCTCAAACGGCTGTTCGGTCGGTAG
- a CDS encoding DUF7388 family protein: protein MKAVTDESVLSDTGIDAVALKPAECDVRRAVDLPATTVAIDYEGADHLPDARTLEALAETADVRLTTPVRADGFDPLGDDSLVADLPESVGRVLVAGHAAYLTEDERRRAVAPRLKAARETASDAWVGTEGLERVALAAGGTQYELLSRATERDVRALRAAGYDGEIALYAPTVLTDDEDEILDAVGGYVARRRPVARALPEGSSSDSRATGRARTVLSKASRDYALVGTPAVVRKRVDALESLGVDTVVGYPARGIDEFL, encoded by the coding sequence ATGAAAGCAGTCACCGACGAGTCTGTACTCTCGGATACTGGCATCGACGCCGTCGCCCTCAAGCCCGCTGAGTGCGACGTACGCCGCGCCGTCGACCTCCCGGCGACGACGGTCGCAATCGACTACGAAGGGGCCGACCACCTCCCCGACGCTCGGACGCTCGAAGCGCTCGCCGAGACGGCTGACGTCCGTCTCACGACGCCGGTCCGCGCCGACGGCTTCGACCCGCTGGGCGACGACTCGCTCGTCGCCGACCTCCCCGAGAGCGTCGGCCGCGTGCTCGTCGCCGGACACGCCGCTTACCTCACCGAGGACGAACGGCGCAGGGCCGTCGCGCCCCGACTGAAGGCGGCCCGCGAGACTGCCTCCGACGCGTGGGTCGGCACGGAGGGTCTCGAGCGCGTCGCGCTCGCCGCCGGCGGAACGCAGTACGAACTGCTCTCGCGAGCGACCGAACGCGACGTACGAGCCCTGCGCGCCGCGGGCTACGACGGCGAGATAGCGCTCTACGCGCCGACTGTACTGACCGACGACGAGGACGAAATTCTCGACGCCGTCGGCGGCTACGTCGCCCGCAGACGACCCGTCGCTCGGGCGCTGCCCGAGGGAAGTTCGTCGGATTCGCGCGCGACCGGCCGAGCCAGAACGGTGCTGTCGAAGGCGAGTCGGGACTACGCGCTCGTCGGGACGCCGGCAGTCGTTCGGAAACGGGTCGACGCGCTCGAATCGCTCGGCGTCGACACCGTCGTCGGCTACCCCGCGCGTGGCATCGACGAGTTCCTGTAA
- a CDS encoding NAD(P)/FAD-dependent oxidoreductase, giving the protein MRVAVVGGGAVGLTAAYDLATRDADVTLFERGEYDPSSTPADGSSARAAGVLYDAYAEDVDAEIGGRALERFRELSGEDGFEFHGCPYVITVGEGDETAAEALGASVDRMRVHGRDVSVVDPAELGSRFPLRTDDLLAGAVADNAGWTDPASYVSAMAAKARRAGVAFEIGQSVSVRVDPPGVAVDDAVTKGFDAVLVATGAHTKQVFAEAGIAVPLKPYRVQALTGRSAYEGPMVYDATAGVYFRPHPTGVLAGDGTVPVEADPDEWKRDADDWFVDDIRTALGERAGYDLDVARAWAGLCVATPDGDPLLGELRSGVFVAAGWQGHGFMRAPATGEAIAAQIAGESAGITPFDPRRFSGDEAFEIREGMALD; this is encoded by the coding sequence ATGCGCGTCGCCGTCGTCGGCGGCGGCGCAGTCGGCCTCACCGCCGCCTACGACCTCGCGACCCGAGACGCCGACGTGACGCTGTTCGAGCGCGGCGAGTACGACCCGTCGTCGACTCCGGCCGACGGCAGTTCGGCGCGCGCGGCGGGCGTGCTCTACGACGCCTACGCCGAGGACGTCGACGCCGAAATCGGCGGCCGAGCGCTGGAGCGCTTTCGCGAGCTCTCGGGCGAGGACGGCTTCGAGTTTCACGGCTGTCCGTACGTGATAACCGTCGGCGAGGGCGACGAGACGGCCGCCGAGGCACTGGGGGCGAGCGTCGACCGGATGCGCGTCCACGGCCGCGACGTCTCGGTCGTCGACCCCGCCGAACTCGGGTCGCGGTTCCCGCTTCGGACCGACGACCTGCTCGCGGGCGCCGTCGCCGACAACGCCGGGTGGACCGACCCGGCGAGCTACGTCTCGGCGATGGCCGCGAAGGCGCGACGCGCGGGTGTCGCGTTCGAGATCGGACAGTCGGTCAGCGTCCGCGTCGACCCACCGGGCGTCGCCGTCGACGACGCGGTGACGAAGGGGTTCGACGCCGTCCTCGTCGCCACCGGAGCACACACGAAGCAGGTGTTCGCCGAAGCGGGAATCGCCGTTCCGCTGAAACCGTACCGGGTGCAGGCGCTCACCGGGCGCAGCGCGTACGAGGGTCCGATGGTGTACGACGCGACGGCGGGCGTCTACTTCCGACCGCACCCGACCGGAGTTCTGGCCGGTGACGGAACCGTCCCCGTCGAAGCCGACCCCGACGAGTGGAAGCGCGACGCCGACGACTGGTTCGTCGACGACATCCGGACAGCGCTCGGCGAGCGCGCCGGCTACGACCTCGACGTGGCGCGGGCGTGGGCGGGACTCTGCGTGGCGACGCCCGACGGCGACCCGCTGCTCGGCGAACTCAGAAGTGGGGTGTTCGTCGCCGCCGGCTGGCAGGGCCACGGGTTCATGCGCGCGCCGGCGACCGGCGAGGCGATAGCTGCGCAGATAGCGGGTGAGAGCGCAGGAATCACCCCGTTCGACCCGAGACGCTTCTCGGGCGACGAGGCGTTCGAGATTCGAGAAGGGATGGCGCTGGACTGA
- a CDS encoding DUF7559 family protein, whose translation MPATLEVACTNSDCEMDMFELHYTYDMPDDVGVDDFVCPYCQQTDALEAIEL comes from the coding sequence ATGCCCGCGACGCTCGAAGTAGCCTGTACCAACTCCGACTGCGAGATGGACATGTTCGAACTGCACTACACGTACGACATGCCCGACGACGTCGGTGTCGACGACTTCGTCTGTCCGTACTGCCAGCAGACCGACGCTCTCGAAGCCATCGAACTATAA
- a CDS encoding DUF429 domain-containing protein, with amino-acid sequence MNDGYHPPERIYGVVFDAHRRESGERSWVVEAEVTEQSLHVVDCATVAQRFGVSPRRSDTVTALVSFLADLDGRCAVGLDFPFGLPKSVIPERRWRRFVDRIPDWFSSPEDMTKRCRMHARLVTDGAESSVLRATEEPLSAVAAYDPRLCAETFYGIRDVLRPLVLTDTARIVPMQLPKEDRPLILETYPAGTLDTLRCQKREVRPPGGPTPTLVLESLTHREVELSSSIRERVCDAGDDALEAVVAAFATFRNATDPANLRMTDELPSVEGYIYV; translated from the coding sequence ATGAACGACGGGTATCACCCTCCCGAACGTATCTACGGCGTCGTCTTCGACGCGCACAGACGGGAATCGGGGGAGCGAAGCTGGGTCGTCGAAGCGGAGGTGACGGAACAGTCGTTACACGTCGTCGACTGCGCGACGGTAGCGCAGCGCTTCGGGGTCTCGCCCCGGCGAAGCGACACCGTCACCGCGCTGGTGTCGTTTCTCGCCGACCTCGACGGTCGGTGCGCGGTCGGACTCGACTTTCCGTTCGGGCTTCCGAAGTCGGTGATCCCCGAGCGGCGGTGGCGACGGTTCGTCGACCGGATTCCCGACTGGTTCTCCAGCCCTGAGGACATGACGAAACGCTGCCGGATGCACGCCCGACTCGTCACCGACGGCGCGGAGTCGAGCGTCCTCCGCGCGACCGAGGAACCGCTGAGCGCGGTCGCCGCCTACGACCCGCGACTCTGCGCGGAGACGTTCTACGGCATCCGCGACGTGCTTCGACCGCTCGTCCTGACCGACACCGCCCGAATCGTCCCGATGCAGTTGCCGAAGGAAGACCGGCCGCTGATACTGGAGACGTATCCGGCGGGGACGCTCGACACGCTGCGGTGCCAGAAACGCGAGGTGCGTCCCCCCGGCGGCCCGACGCCGACGCTCGTACTCGAGAGCCTCACCCACCGCGAGGTCGAACTGTCCTCGTCGATTCGAGAGCGCGTCTGCGACGCCGGCGACGACGCCCTCGAAGCGGTCGTCGCCGCGTTCGCGACGTTCCGCAACGCCACCGACCCCGCGAACCTCCGGATGACCGACGAACTGCCGTCGGTCGAGGGGTACATCTACGTCTGA